In the Brassica napus cultivar Da-Ae chromosome A7, Da-Ae, whole genome shotgun sequence genome, one interval contains:
- the LOC106353979 gene encoding F-box/kelch-repeat protein At1g24800-like isoform X1: MMSDHGGRKVWGKTKRNREDLEENPNIPIAARVGRMMKKVSITSEEEEAVGPQQQFLTMNGKVYSLRYQDDFVDASVKEVDLLNELEVSKLYHCDGLVLCVAKDNSELVLWNPYLCQTRWIGPRESFHLSDRHAVGYDEGRNHKILRFWDNFIRNMKRIEVVYEIYEIRSNSWRVLEEVNHEGLIDTHQRGVSVKGNTYFVANHYGLAHKVSLICFDFTKERFGPRLPLPFDSFDGFNGDLVTLSSFFRGGGDDEQLAVLFGGYESGFFEFWVTLTVHPNRASWSKFLRMEPGPFSGYGFKLYSSFSGGSFFVDEENKFAVLFELYGSKTKTVHAAFVFGQDGFFKSSVNLGQALILEHHHHKAARPPLVCSYRPSFVQVKENERLVSSSHQQTHVMFDFHNFTG, from the exons ATGATGAGCGATCATGGGGGGAGGAAGGTTTGGGGGAAAACCAAACGCAATAGAGAAGATTTGGAGGAAAACCCTAATATTCCAATTGCGGCAAGAGTTGGAAGGATGATGAAGAAGGTTTCGATaacatcagaagaagaagaagcagtaGGGCCGCAGCAACAGTTTCTGACGATGAACGGCAAGGTCTACTCTCTTAGGTACCAAGACGATTTTGTTGATGCATCGGTAAAGGAGGTAGATTTGCTCAATGAGTTGGAGGTATCAAAGCTATATCACTGCGATGGGTTGGTGTTATGCGTGGCTAAGGACAACTCGGAGCTTGTGTTGTGGAACCCTTACCTGTGTCAAACAAGGTGGATCGGACCGAGAGAAAGTTTCCACCTATCAGACAGGCACGCGGTCGGATACGACGAGGGGCGCAACCACAAAATCCTGAGGTTTTGGGATAATTTCATTAGAAACATGAAGAGAATCGAGGTGGTGTACGAAATCTATGAAATTAGGTCTAATTCATGGAGGGTCCTTGAGGAGGTTAATCACGAGGGGTTGATAGATACACATCAGCGTGGCGTGTCTGTCAAGGGAAACACCTACTTTGTTGCTAATCATTATGGCCTGGCTCACAAAGTTTCCTTAATCTGTTTTGATTTTACCAAAGAGAGGTTTGGACCGCGCCTGCCTCTTCCTTTTGACTCGTTCGATGGTTTCAATGGTGACCTTGTAACCCTCTCAAGCTTCTTTAGaggtggtggtgatgatgagCAGCTTGCGGTCCTGTTTGGTGGTTATGAATCTGGCTTTTTTGAGTTTTGGGTTACCCTTACTGTCCACCCCAACCGTGCCTCCTGGAGCAAATTTTTGCGAATGGAACCGGGCCCCTTCTCCGGCTACGGTTTTAAGCTCTACTCCTCATTTTCTGGTGGGAGCTTCTTTGTCGATGAGGAAAACAAATTTGCTGTCTTGTTTGAACTATACGGATCCAAGACCAAGACTGTTCACGCCGCTTTTGTCTTTGGACAAGACGGCTTCTTCAAATCCTCCGTCAACCTCGGACAAGCTCTCATACTCGAACACCACCACCATAAAGCTGCTCGTCCCCCACTTGTTTGCTCTTATCGCCCAAGCTTTGTGCAAGTCAAGGAAAATGAAAGACTTGTCTCTTCTTCACATCAGCAAACCCATGT AATGTTTGATTTTCACAATTTTACAGGTTAA
- the LOC106353985 gene encoding protein POLLEN DEFECTIVE IN GUIDANCE 1-like isoform X1 yields the protein MFSLRLCSSSVYRKTMTVRSTGRKLSFEILSSLEDDSLPPIPRSSSDPISRNDSTESSSPKRRRHRKKKKHNNNNKVETIPENGDPQFTSVEDPSWASCDEGERSVFENRLNYFGGGGGGSTVVTQTIQHNGFSFGKLRQRNVNGSSIDSTNDERFSETLASEKENPPFEEVQNQFPRSETNGNVVVTRLDTESSLDWKQLMADDPDFLSAETRSPMKYFMGEIYGGVSLRSTTTSGNDVERERIYDMIFRLPWRCEVLLHTGFFVCVNSFLSLLTVMPIRVLLTFWGAFKKRQFRRPSSSELSDLACFLVLASGTILLGRTDISLIYHMIRGQSTIKLYVVYNILEIFDRLCQSFCGDVFGALFSSAAGLAISPPEKLRFCTWRFVSDLALTMVASILHSFILLAQAITLSTCIVAHNNALLALLVSNNFAEIKSSVFKRFSKDNIHGLVYADAIERFHISAFLVSVLAQNILEAEGPWLGNFIYNATMVFFCEMMIDIIKHSFLAKFNGIRPIAYSEFLQALCEQTLNIRPEDRKTNLTFVPIAPACVVIRVLTPVYAAHVPCSPLPWRVMWMVFLFVITCIMLTSLKVLIGMGLRKHATWYINRCRRRNSSHLHND from the exons ATGTTTTCGCTTCGTCTCTGTTCATCTTCCGTATACCGTAAGACAATGACGGTTAGGTCCACCGGGAGAAAACTCTCCTTCGAGATTCTCAGCTCCTTGGAGGACGATTCACTTCCGCCAATCCCCCGATCCAGCTCAGATCCGATCAGCCGAAACGACTCCACTGAATCATCATCGCCTAAGCGAAGGAGAcacaggaagaagaagaaacacaacaacaacaacaaagtcGAGACTATTCCTGAGAATGGCGATCCTCAATTTACATCCGTGGAGGATCCGAGCTGGGCTTCCTGCGACGAAGGTGAGAGATCGGTTTTCGAAAACCGATTGAATTACTTCGGCGGTGGCGGCGGTGGAAGTACAGTCGTGACGCAGACGATACAGCATAACGGGTTTAGTTTCGGGAAGCTGAGGCAGAGGAACGTTAACGGGAGTAGTATCGACTCGACTAACGATGAGAGATTCTCTGAGACCTTGGCTTCTGAAAAGGAGAATCCACCGTTTGAAGAAGTGCAGAATCAGTTTCCGAGGAGTGAGACGAATGGGAATGTGGTGGTGACGAGGCTTGACACTGAGTCTTCTTTGGACTGGAAACAGCTTATGGCTGATGATCCTGATT TTCTTAGTGCTGAGACGAGGTCACCTATGAAGTACTTCATGGGGGAGATTTACGGTGGGGTCTCGTTACGGAGCACGACTACTTCTGGGAATGATGTTGAACGGGAGAGGATATATGATATGATCTTCCGCTTGCCTTGGCGATGCGAAGTG CTTCTACACACTGGCTTTTTTGTCTGCGTCAACTCATTTCTGTCGTTGTTGACTGTCATGCCAATAAGAGTCCTGTTGACATTCTGGGGTGCTTTTAAGAAGAG GCAGTTCAGGAGGCCTTCCTCATCGGAGCTGTCTGATCTTGCTTGTTTTCTAGTTTTGGCTTCTGGTACCATTCTTCTTGGCAGAACAG ATATCAGCCTAATTTATCACATGATTCGTGGTCAAAGTACCATAAAACTATATGTGGTTTATAATATCTTAGAG ATATTTGATAGACTCTGTCAAAGCTTTTGTGGAGATGTATTTGGGGCTCTGTTTAGTTCCGCAGCGGGACTGGCTATTTCCCCTCCTGAGAAACTGAGATTTTGTACTTGGAGATTCGTTTCGGATCTGGCATTAACTATGGTTGCGTCGA TTCTCCATTCGTTCATTCTTTTAGCTCAGGCAATTACGTTGTCAACTTGTATTGTTGCTCACAACAATGCCTTGTTGGCCCTTCTGGTGTCAAATAACTTTGCTGAGATCAAGAGCAGTGTCTTCAAGCGTTTCAGCAAAGACAACATTCATGGTCTAGTATATGCAG ATGCAATAGAGAGATTCCACATATCGGCCTTCTTGGTGTCTGTTTTGGCTCAAAATATTCTCGAGGCTGAAGGTCCATGGCTTGGAAACTTTATCTAC AATGCTACTATGGTCTTCTTCTGTGAGATGATGATAGACATCATCAAGCATTCATTTCTTGCCAAGTTCAATGGCATCAGACCTATAGCGTACTCTGAGTTTCTTCAAGCTCTCTGCGAGCAG ACTTTGAACATCCGCCCAGAAGATAGAAAGACAAATCTCACATTCGTACCCATTGCACCGGCTTGTGTG GTGATCAGAGTACTGACTCCAGTATATGCAGCACACGTGCCTTGTAGTCCACTCCCATGGAGAGTGATGTGGATGGTCTTTTTATTTGTCATAACATGTATAATGCTGACAAGTCTCAAAGTTCTCATCGGCATGGGACTTAGGAAACATGCAACTTGGTACATTAACAGATGCAGAAGGCGAAACTCCTCCCATCTACACAACGATTAG
- the LOC111206696 gene encoding alpha-L-fucosidase 3-like yields MKSILSSLFALSLLSLSSAHAQCHFPAIFNFGDSNSDTGGLSAAFGQAGPPHGSSFFGSPAGRYCDGRLVIDFIAESLGLPYLSAFLDSVGSNFSHGANFATAGSPIRALNSTLRQSGFSPFSLDVQFVQFSNFHNRSQAVRSRGGVHTTMLPEADSFSQALYTFDIGQNDLTAAYFANKTVEQIGTTDVPEIISQFKNAVTYIYAQGGRYFWIHSTGPIGCLAYVIEWFPLKASDFDSHGCVSPLNHLAQQFNDALKQAVIELRASLSEAAITYVDVYSAKHELFVHAQGHGFKRSLVACCGHGGKYNYNKNIGCGKKVTVRGKEIYIGKPCDEPDKAVIWDGVHFTQAANKFIFDKIAAGLRMACHRQ; encoded by the exons ATGAAGTCAATACTATCTTCTTTGTTTGCTCTCTCTTTGCTCTCACTATCATCAGCCCATGCTCAATGCCATTTCCCAGCAATCTTCAACTTCGGCGACTCTAACTCCGACACCGGCGGTCTCTCCGCCGCTTTTGGCCAGGCTGGTCCTCCTCACGGCTCTTCCTTCTTCGGCTCACCTGCTGGGAGGTACTGCGACGGTCGTCTCGTCATTGACTTCATAG CGGAGAGTCTTGGATTGCCATATCTAAGCGCGTTCCTAGACTCGGTTGGTTCAAACTTCAGCCACGGCGCTAACTTTGCCACAGCCGGATCTCCCATCAGAGCTCTCAACTCAACTCTTCGTCAAAGTGGTTTCAGTCCATTTTCACTTGATGTTCAGTTCGTACAGTTCTCCAATTTTCACAACAGATCCCAAGCAGTTCGCAGTCGCG GAGGAGTTCATACGACGATGCTGCCTGAAGCCGACAGTTTCTCTCAGGCGTTGTACACTTTTGACATCGGACAAAACGATCTCACCGCTGCTTACTTCGCTAATAAAACAGTGGAACAAATTGGAACCACCGATGTTCCTGAGATCATCAGCCAGTTCAAGAATGCTGTCACG TATATTTACGCACAAGGAGGGAGATACTTCTGGATTCACAGCACAGGACCTATCGGTTGTTTAGCGTATGTGATCGAATGGTTTCCGCTTAAAGCATCAGATTTTGATTCACATGGATGTGTCTCTCCCTTGAACCATTTGGCTCAACAGTTCAATGACGCCTTGAAACAAGCTGTGATCGAGCTTAGAGCTTCCTTGTCCGAAGCCGCCATCACTTACGTGGATGTCTACTCTGCTAAGCATGAGTTGTTTGTTCACGCACAGGGTCACGGGTTCAAGAGATCGTTGGTTGCATGTTGTGGTCATGGAGGGAAGTACAACTACAACAAGAACATTGGATGTGGGAAGAAGGTGACTGTGAGAGGCAAAGAGATTTACATTGGGAAGCCGTGCGATGAGCCTGACAAGGCTGTGATATGGGATGGTGTGCACTTCACGCAGGCTGCtaacaaatttatatttgataagatTGCTGCCGGGTTGAGGATGGCCTGTCACAGGCAGTGA
- the LOC106353982 gene encoding conserved oligomeric Golgi complex subunit 5, whose amino-acid sequence MMALPPHSPSSSPSLQRLSTFKNPPPSGPSPPSSSSSPLDSFANDPILAPFLSPSFSSSSFSSAALASGSPASTAERLHQAIRLLDSQLRTDVVSRHPELLSQLSSLSHAEISLSSLRSSVSSLQSSIRRIRSDLSEPVRSIRSKSTQLSNLHSATELLSHSVRALRLSKKLRDLTDGSDPEKIDLTKAAQLHFEILTMCREYDLFGIDVIDEEIKFVNEIGEKLRSEAMKVLERGVEGLNQAEVGTGLQVFYNLGELKLTVDQLVNKYKGMAVKSVGVAMDMKAISSGPGGGGYGPGGIRSSGAPHIGGGGKVREALWQRMGSCMDQLYALVKAVWHLQRVLSKKRDPFTHVLLLDEVIKEGDSMLTDRVWDALVKAFTSQMKSAFTASSFVKEIFTMGYPKLVSMIENLLERIARDTDVKGVLPAVNSERKEQMVSCIAIFQTAFLSLCFGRLSDLVNSIFPMSSRGSLPSKEQISQVLSHIQDEIEAVHPDGRLTLLVLREIGKALSNLAQRAECQISTGPETRQITGPATSTQIRNFTLCQHLQGIHTHISSMVADLPSIAADVLSPHLGAIYAAACEPVTPLFKAMRDQLESCILQIHDQNFGVDDAALDNNTSPYMEELQRSILHFRREFLSRLLPSAASANAAGTESICTRLARQMASRVLIFYIRHASLVRPLSEWGKLRMARDMAELELAVGQNLFPVEQLGAPYRALRAFRPLIFLETSEMGSSPLIQDLPPSIVLHHLYTRGPDELESPMQKNRLSPKQYSLWLDNQKEDQIWKGVKATLDDYAVKIKSRGDKEFSPVYPLMLQIGSSLTEGNV is encoded by the exons atgatggcACTTCCTCCTCATTCCCCATCATCGTCACCATCTCTTCAACGTCTCTCCACCTTCAAAAACCCACCTCCTTCCGGACCCTCACCAccgtcttcttcatcttcaccgCTAGACTCCTTCGCCAACGACCCAATCCTCGCCCCATTCCTCTCCCcatccttctcctcctcctccttctcctccGCCGCACTCGCCTCCGGCTCCCCCGCCTCCACCGCCGAGCGTCTCCACCAAGCCATCCGCCTCCTCGACTCCCAGCTCCGCACCGACGTCGTCTCCCGCCACCCCGAGCTCCTCTCCCAGCTCTCCTCCCTCTCCCACGCCGAGATCTCCCTCTCCTCCCTCCGCTCCTCCGTCTCCTCCCTCCAATCCTCCATCCGCCGCATCCGATCCGATCTCTCCGAGCCCGTGCGATCAATCAGATCCAAATCTACTCAGCTCTCGAACCTCCACTCCGCCACCGAGCTCCTCTCTCACTCCGTCCGCGCCCTCCGCCTCTCCAAGAAGCTCCGCGATCTAACGGACGGATCCGATCCGGAGAAGATCGATCTCACGAAAGCCGCGCAGCTCCATTTCGAGATCTTGACGATGTGTAGAGAGTACGATCTCTTCGGGATCGACGTCATCGACGAGGAGATTAAGTTTGTTAACGAGATCGGGGAGAAGCTGAGATCTGAAGCCATGAAGGTGTTGGAGAGAGGCGTGGAAGGGCTGAATCAAGCTGAGGTTGGGACTGGGTTGCAGGTTTTCTATAACCTTGGAGAGCTTAAGCTTACGGTTGATCAATTGGTGAACAAGTACAAGGGGATGGCTGTGAAGAGTGTAGGCGTTGCGATGGACATGAAAGCGATTTCTTCTGGGCCTGGTGGTGGTGGTTATGGGCCGGGAGGGATTAGGTCTAGCGGAGCGCCGCATATTGGTGGTGGAGGGAAGGTTAGGGAGGCGCTGTGGCAGAGGATGGGGAGTTGTATGGATCAGTTGTATGCGCTTGTAAAGGCTGTGTGGCATTTGCAGCGTGTGCTGTCGAAGAAGAGAGATCCTTTTACgcatgttcttcttcttgatgaaGTCATCAAG GAAGGTGATTCTATGCTAACAGACAGAGTCTGGGATGCACTTGTGAAGGCGTTTACTAGCCAAATGAAGTCTGCATTCACAGCTTCGAGTTTCGTGAAAGAAATATTCACCATGGGATATCCAAAGCTAGTGTCTATGATAGAAAACCTCCTTGAAAGGATCGCTCGCGACACCGATGTGAAAGGAGTGTTACCTGCGGTTAACTCAGAGAGGAAAGAACAAATGGTTTCATGCATTGCGATATTCCAGACTGCTTTCTTATCACTGTGCTTTGGAAGGTTGTCAGATCTTGTGAACTCTATATTCCCTATGTCGAGCCGTGGGAGTTTGCCTTCCAAAGAACAGATCTCACAGGTGTTATCACACATTCAAGACGAGATCGAAGCTGTTCATCCTGATGGTCGTTTGACTCTTCTAGTTTTGCGTGAGATAGGCAAGGCCCTTAGTAACCTTGCTCAACGAGCTGAGTGCCAG ATCTCTACAGGCCCTGAGACGCGTCAGATAACAGGTCCAGCAACTTCAACACAGATCAGGAACTTCACATTATGCCAGCATCTGCAAGGAATCCACACGCATATCTCATCCATGGTAGCTGACCTTCCCAGTATCGCCGCCGATGTATTGTCTCCTCATCTGGGTGCGATATACGCTGCGGCATGCGAGCCAGTTACACCTCTGTTTAAAGCAATGCGAGACCAGCTCGAGTCATGCATTCTTCAGATCCACGACCAAAACTTTGGCGTTGATGATGCTGCCTTGGACAACAACACTTCCCCATACATGGAGGAGCTGCAGAGATCGATTCTCCACTTCCGCAGAGAGTTCCTATCTAGACTGTTGCCTTCAGCAGCTAGCGCGAACGCTGCAGGGACAGAATCGATCTGCACTAGACTCGCGAGACAAATGGCTTCAAGGGTTTTGATCTTCTACATCAGGCATGCTTCCCTGGTGAGGCCACTGTCAGAATGGGGAAAACTCAGGATGGCTAGAGACATGGCGGAGCTGGAACTCGCGGTGGGACAGAATCTGTTCCCTGTGGAGCAACTCGGTGCACCGTACAGAGCTCTCAGAGCATTTAGGCCGTTGATATTCCTGGAAACATCCGAAATGGGATCATCTCCTCTCATCCAGGATCTACCACCGAGCATCGTCCTGCATCATCTCTACACGAGAGGCCCAGACGAGTTAGAGTCACCGATGCAGAAGAACAGACTGAGTCCTAAGCAGTACTCGCTGTGGCTTGATAACCAAAAAGAGGATCAGATCTGGAAGGGGGTTAAAGCGACTTTGGATGATTATGCAGTGAAGATAAAATCGAGAGGGGACAAAGAGTTTAGTCCAGTTTATCCTCTAATGCTTCAGATTGGTTCTTCTTTGACAGAAGGAAACGTATAA
- the BNAA07G26700D gene encoding uncharacterized protein BNAA07G26700D produces MEMKNKPNNGNEDGPKHSQVVKIKKEFEKISQPSLQQPEMRRVLAETKRRQRSRSPLGLGERSIPVGD; encoded by the coding sequence ATGGAAATGAAGAACAAGCCAAATAATGGAAACGAAGATGGTCCGAAACATAGCCAAGTGGTGAAgataaagaaagaattcgaaaagATAAGTCAGCCATCGCTACAGCAACCGGAGATGAGAAGGGTCCTCGCGGAAACCAAGAGGCGTCAACGTTCACGTTCACCTCTCGGCTTAGGAGAGAGATCTATTCCCGTTGGGGATTAA
- the LOC106353979 gene encoding F-box/kelch-repeat protein At1g24800-like isoform X2, with the protein MMSDHGGRKVWGKTKRNREDLEENPNIPIAARVGRMMKKVSITSEEEEAVGPQQQFLTMNGKVYSLRYQDDFVDASVKEVDLLNELEVSKLYHCDGLVLCVAKDNSELVLWNPYLCQTRWIGPRESFHLSDRHAVGYDEGRNHKILRFWDNFIRNMKRIEVVYEIYEIRSNSWRVLEEVNHEGLIDTHQRGVSVKGNTYFVANHYGLAHKVSLICFDFTKERFGPRLPLPFDSFDGFNGDLVTLSSFFRGGGDDEQLAVLFGGYESGFFEFWVTLTVHPNRASWSKFLRMEPGPFSGYGFKLYSSFSGGSFFVDEENKFAVLFELYGSKTKTVHAAFVFGQDGFFKSSVNLGQALILEHHHHKAARPPLVCSYRPSFVQVKENERLVSSSHQQTHVLN; encoded by the exons ATGATGAGCGATCATGGGGGGAGGAAGGTTTGGGGGAAAACCAAACGCAATAGAGAAGATTTGGAGGAAAACCCTAATATTCCAATTGCGGCAAGAGTTGGAAGGATGATGAAGAAGGTTTCGATaacatcagaagaagaagaagcagtaGGGCCGCAGCAACAGTTTCTGACGATGAACGGCAAGGTCTACTCTCTTAGGTACCAAGACGATTTTGTTGATGCATCGGTAAAGGAGGTAGATTTGCTCAATGAGTTGGAGGTATCAAAGCTATATCACTGCGATGGGTTGGTGTTATGCGTGGCTAAGGACAACTCGGAGCTTGTGTTGTGGAACCCTTACCTGTGTCAAACAAGGTGGATCGGACCGAGAGAAAGTTTCCACCTATCAGACAGGCACGCGGTCGGATACGACGAGGGGCGCAACCACAAAATCCTGAGGTTTTGGGATAATTTCATTAGAAACATGAAGAGAATCGAGGTGGTGTACGAAATCTATGAAATTAGGTCTAATTCATGGAGGGTCCTTGAGGAGGTTAATCACGAGGGGTTGATAGATACACATCAGCGTGGCGTGTCTGTCAAGGGAAACACCTACTTTGTTGCTAATCATTATGGCCTGGCTCACAAAGTTTCCTTAATCTGTTTTGATTTTACCAAAGAGAGGTTTGGACCGCGCCTGCCTCTTCCTTTTGACTCGTTCGATGGTTTCAATGGTGACCTTGTAACCCTCTCAAGCTTCTTTAGaggtggtggtgatgatgagCAGCTTGCGGTCCTGTTTGGTGGTTATGAATCTGGCTTTTTTGAGTTTTGGGTTACCCTTACTGTCCACCCCAACCGTGCCTCCTGGAGCAAATTTTTGCGAATGGAACCGGGCCCCTTCTCCGGCTACGGTTTTAAGCTCTACTCCTCATTTTCTGGTGGGAGCTTCTTTGTCGATGAGGAAAACAAATTTGCTGTCTTGTTTGAACTATACGGATCCAAGACCAAGACTGTTCACGCCGCTTTTGTCTTTGGACAAGACGGCTTCTTCAAATCCTCCGTCAACCTCGGACAAGCTCTCATACTCGAACACCACCACCATAAAGCTGCTCGTCCCCCACTTGTTTGCTCTTATCGCCCAAGCTTTGTGCAAGTCAAGGAAAATGAAAGACTTGTCTCTTCTTCACATCAGCAAACCCATGT GTTAAATTGA
- the LOC106353981 gene encoding histidine-rich glycoprotein-like — METQKYFNHVLTSKKTKPSIFINKQKMLDKLIGEYGHGYGNGYGHKDHRSSGYGFEEHKKYESHMESEGGYFDRQARYDHRVRLPANHAHPPMAHMPPCDEEDSDSDVEEFYKSSRSHHTTVLPHHGKIHHQQPPHMNFMPPPPMSQPHNNGNMGNGWQGRHEDAYLGGHGMQHHGEHGMQHHGEHGMKHHGAHGMKHQDRLMAPQVLPHHVYMNPNSGGGHHKAGWGSKGL, encoded by the exons atggagaCACAGAAATATTTTAATCACGTCCTCACATCAAAGAAAACTAAGCCaagtatatttataaataaacaaaaaatgctTGACAAACTTATCGGAGAGTACGGGCATGGATACGGCAATGGGTACGGCCACAAGGATCACAGAAGCAGCGGCTACGGTTTTGAGGAGCACAAGAAGTACGAGTCTCATATGGAGTCAGAAGGAGGCTACTTTGACCGTCAAGCCCGCTACGACCACCGCGTGAGGCTTCCAGCCAACCACGCCCATCCACCCATGGCTCACATGCCACCCTGTGATGAAGAAGACTCCGACTCAGATGTAGAGGAGTTCTATAAGAGTAGCCGAAGCCACCACACTACAGTGTTACCCCACCACGGCAAAATCCACCACCAACAACCACCTCATATGAACTTCATGCCCCCACCTCCGATGTCTCAACCTCACAACAAT GGAAATATGGGTAATGGATGGCAGGGGAGGCATGAAGATGCATACCTCGGTGGGCATGGGATGCAGCACCACGGTGAGCACGGGATGCAGCACCACGGTGAGCACGGGATGAAGCACCACGGTGCGCACGGAATGAAGCACCAGGACAGGCTTATGGCTCCTCAGGTGTTACCACATCATGTCTACATGAACCCAAACAGCGGAGGCGGCCACCACAAGGCCGGGTGGGGGAGTAAGGGCCTCTAA
- the LOC106353985 gene encoding protein POLLEN DEFECTIVE IN GUIDANCE 1-like isoform X2, giving the protein MFSLRLCSSSVYRKTMTVRSTGRKLSFEILSSLEDDSLPPIPRSSSDPISRNDSTESSSPKRRRHRKKKKHNNNNKVETIPENGDPQFTSVEDPSWASCDEGERSVFENRLNYFGGGGGGSTVVTQTIQHNGFSFGKLRQRNVNGSSIDSTNDERFSETLASEKENPPFEEVQNQFPRSETNGNVVVTRLDTESSLDWKQLMADDPDFLSAETRSPMKYFMGEIYGGVSLRSTTTSGNDVERERIYDMIFRLPWRCEVLLHTGFFVCVNSFLSLLTVMPIRVLLTFWGAFKKRRPSSSELSDLACFLVLASGTILLGRTDISLIYHMIRGQSTIKLYVVYNILEIFDRLCQSFCGDVFGALFSSAAGLAISPPEKLRFCTWRFVSDLALTMVASILHSFILLAQAITLSTCIVAHNNALLALLVSNNFAEIKSSVFKRFSKDNIHGLVYADAIERFHISAFLVSVLAQNILEAEGPWLGNFIYNATMVFFCEMMIDIIKHSFLAKFNGIRPIAYSEFLQALCEQTLNIRPEDRKTNLTFVPIAPACVVIRVLTPVYAAHVPCSPLPWRVMWMVFLFVITCIMLTSLKVLIGMGLRKHATWYINRCRRRNSSHLHND; this is encoded by the exons ATGTTTTCGCTTCGTCTCTGTTCATCTTCCGTATACCGTAAGACAATGACGGTTAGGTCCACCGGGAGAAAACTCTCCTTCGAGATTCTCAGCTCCTTGGAGGACGATTCACTTCCGCCAATCCCCCGATCCAGCTCAGATCCGATCAGCCGAAACGACTCCACTGAATCATCATCGCCTAAGCGAAGGAGAcacaggaagaagaagaaacacaacaacaacaacaaagtcGAGACTATTCCTGAGAATGGCGATCCTCAATTTACATCCGTGGAGGATCCGAGCTGGGCTTCCTGCGACGAAGGTGAGAGATCGGTTTTCGAAAACCGATTGAATTACTTCGGCGGTGGCGGCGGTGGAAGTACAGTCGTGACGCAGACGATACAGCATAACGGGTTTAGTTTCGGGAAGCTGAGGCAGAGGAACGTTAACGGGAGTAGTATCGACTCGACTAACGATGAGAGATTCTCTGAGACCTTGGCTTCTGAAAAGGAGAATCCACCGTTTGAAGAAGTGCAGAATCAGTTTCCGAGGAGTGAGACGAATGGGAATGTGGTGGTGACGAGGCTTGACACTGAGTCTTCTTTGGACTGGAAACAGCTTATGGCTGATGATCCTGATT TTCTTAGTGCTGAGACGAGGTCACCTATGAAGTACTTCATGGGGGAGATTTACGGTGGGGTCTCGTTACGGAGCACGACTACTTCTGGGAATGATGTTGAACGGGAGAGGATATATGATATGATCTTCCGCTTGCCTTGGCGATGCGAAGTG CTTCTACACACTGGCTTTTTTGTCTGCGTCAACTCATTTCTGTCGTTGTTGACTGTCATGCCAATAAGAGTCCTGTTGACATTCTGGGGTGCTTTTAAGAAGAG GAGGCCTTCCTCATCGGAGCTGTCTGATCTTGCTTGTTTTCTAGTTTTGGCTTCTGGTACCATTCTTCTTGGCAGAACAG ATATCAGCCTAATTTATCACATGATTCGTGGTCAAAGTACCATAAAACTATATGTGGTTTATAATATCTTAGAG ATATTTGATAGACTCTGTCAAAGCTTTTGTGGAGATGTATTTGGGGCTCTGTTTAGTTCCGCAGCGGGACTGGCTATTTCCCCTCCTGAGAAACTGAGATTTTGTACTTGGAGATTCGTTTCGGATCTGGCATTAACTATGGTTGCGTCGA TTCTCCATTCGTTCATTCTTTTAGCTCAGGCAATTACGTTGTCAACTTGTATTGTTGCTCACAACAATGCCTTGTTGGCCCTTCTGGTGTCAAATAACTTTGCTGAGATCAAGAGCAGTGTCTTCAAGCGTTTCAGCAAAGACAACATTCATGGTCTAGTATATGCAG ATGCAATAGAGAGATTCCACATATCGGCCTTCTTGGTGTCTGTTTTGGCTCAAAATATTCTCGAGGCTGAAGGTCCATGGCTTGGAAACTTTATCTAC AATGCTACTATGGTCTTCTTCTGTGAGATGATGATAGACATCATCAAGCATTCATTTCTTGCCAAGTTCAATGGCATCAGACCTATAGCGTACTCTGAGTTTCTTCAAGCTCTCTGCGAGCAG ACTTTGAACATCCGCCCAGAAGATAGAAAGACAAATCTCACATTCGTACCCATTGCACCGGCTTGTGTG GTGATCAGAGTACTGACTCCAGTATATGCAGCACACGTGCCTTGTAGTCCACTCCCATGGAGAGTGATGTGGATGGTCTTTTTATTTGTCATAACATGTATAATGCTGACAAGTCTCAAAGTTCTCATCGGCATGGGACTTAGGAAACATGCAACTTGGTACATTAACAGATGCAGAAGGCGAAACTCCTCCCATCTACACAACGATTAG